From the genome of Campylobacter magnus, one region includes:
- a CDS encoding acetyltransferase — MKKDLIIIGCGGLAREICFYASMNSDVRIKGILADDEKKYKSSKLNFPYLGKIYDYKVKENDYFIIAFGAHPSKFQIYDDFAKNGAKFYTFIHPQSIVFDTCEIGNGVIIMPFCVIGDNVKISNNVFINKFVNIGHDTIISKSSIFSPYTMIGGGSYIGENVFFSSGSIIAPNTKVGANCVVSANTFIKKGLQENSFVFNNVKNIIKVR, encoded by the coding sequence ATGAAAAAAGATCTCATAATTATAGGCTGTGGTGGCTTAGCAAGAGAAATATGTTTTTATGCTTCTATGAATTCTGATGTAAGAATAAAAGGTATTTTAGCTGATGATGAAAAAAAATATAAAAGTAGTAAATTAAATTTTCCTTATCTCGGAAAAATTTATGATTATAAAGTTAAAGAAAATGATTATTTTATTATAGCTTTTGGAGCTCATCCAAGCAAATTTCAAATATACGATGATTTTGCTAAAAATGGTGCAAAATTCTATACATTTATTCATCCGCAATCTATTGTTTTTGATACTTGTGAGATTGGTAATGGTGTTATAATAATGCCATTTTGTGTTATTGGTGATAATGTAAAAATTTCAAATAATGTTTTCATAAATAAGTTTGTAAATATAGGACATGATACTATAATTTCTAAAAGTTCTATTTTTTCTCCATATACGATGATTGGTGGTGGCTCATATATAGGAGAAAATGTATTTTTTTCATCAGGAAGCATAATAGCACCTAACACAAAAGTTGGTGCTAATTGTGTAGTTAGTGCTAATACTTTTATTAAGAAGGGATTGCAAGAAAATAGTTTTGTCTTTAATAATGTAAAAAATATTATAAAGGTTCGTTAA
- a CDS encoding NeuD/PglB/VioB family sugar acetyltransferase — protein MSEKIVLVGAGGHAKSLIDVIELENRFRILGLIDNAKKGDVLGYKILGGDEILKEIKSECANAIVAVGQIKSAKIRISLFNKLKELGFNLPVIISPLAYVSKHASIGVGTAVMHYAFINAGAKVGENCIINTKALIEHDAVVGDNCHISTASVINGDAVVGDGVFFGSNATAKNGVIIEQNSLIPMASSVKWGGER, from the coding sequence ATGTCTGAAAAAATCGTGCTTGTAGGAGCTGGCGGACACGCAAAAAGCCTAATAGATGTAATTGAGCTAGAAAATAGATTTAGAATTCTAGGTCTTATTGACAACGCTAAAAAAGGCGATGTGCTAGGATACAAGATACTTGGTGGCGATGAAATTTTAAAAGAAATCAAAAGCGAGTGTGCTAATGCGATAGTCGCTGTAGGACAGATAAAATCAGCTAAAATTAGAATTTCCCTTTTTAACAAGCTAAAAGAGCTGGGATTTAACCTACCTGTGATTATCTCGCCGCTTGCTTATGTCTCAAAGCACGCTAGCATAGGCGTAGGCACAGCTGTGATGCACTACGCCTTTATAAACGCAGGAGCAAAAGTGGGTGAAAACTGTATCATAAACACAAAAGCACTCATAGAACACGATGCTGTGGTGGGAGATAACTGTCACATAAGCACCGCAAGTGTGATAAATGGAGACGCAGTCGTGGGAGATGGAGTATTTTTTGGCTCAAACGCCACAGCAAAAAATGGCGTGATAATAGAGCAAAACTCACTAATACCTATGGCAAGTAGTGTAAAATGGGGGGGGGAGCGCTAA
- a CDS encoding NAD-dependent 4,6-dehydratase LegB produces the protein MTNILITGADGFIGSHLTEFIYKESKNEASPFFGAKIRALSQYNSFNYWGWLEDIEAVKKKDIEVLCGDIRDPHFCKNITKGVDIIFHLAALIAIPYSYIAPDSYLDTNAKGTLNICQAALENGVKRVIHTSTSEVYGTAKYVPIDENHPLQPQSPYSASKIAADMMALSFYNAFNLEVVVARPFNTYGPRQSARAVIPTIITQIASGAKQIKLGDTTPTRDFNYVLDTVRGFALLASAKNIAGQVINIGSGFEISVGDTLKLIKELMSSDVEFVLENSRIRPSTSEVFRLCCDNSKIKKLCGFKPKYSLEQGLKETISWFSKAENLAKYKAGIYNV, from the coding sequence ATGACAAACATTTTAATTACCGGTGCTGATGGCTTTATTGGCTCGCATTTAACTGAGTTTATTTACAAAGAGAGTAAAAACGAAGCAAGCCCCTTTTTTGGCGCAAAGATTAGGGCTTTAAGCCAGTATAATTCTTTTAATTACTGGGGCTGGCTTGAAGATATAGAGGCTGTGAAAAAGAAAGATATCGAAGTGCTTTGCGGCGACATTAGAGATCCGCATTTTTGTAAAAATATCACAAAAGGCGTGGATATTATCTTTCATTTAGCAGCTCTCATTGCTATTCCTTACTCGTATATCGCACCTGATAGCTACCTTGATACAAATGCAAAAGGCACGCTAAATATCTGCCAGGCAGCCCTTGAAAATGGCGTAAAGCGTGTGATTCACACTAGCACTAGCGAGGTTTATGGCACGGCAAAATATGTGCCGATTGATGAAAATCACCCCTTACAGCCACAAAGTCCATATAGTGCGAGCAAAATCGCAGCTGATATGATGGCTCTAAGTTTTTATAATGCTTTTAATCTTGAAGTAGTGGTGGCACGTCCTTTTAACACCTATGGTCCTCGCCAAAGTGCTAGGGCTGTGATACCTACTATAATCACGCAAATCGCAAGTGGCGCAAAGCAAATCAAATTAGGTGATACCACGCCGACAAGGGACTTTAACTATGTTTTAGATACAGTTAGGGGCTTTGCGCTGCTTGCTAGTGCTAAAAATATCGCTGGGCAGGTTATCAATATAGGCAGTGGCTTTGAAATAAGTGTGGGAGATACGCTAAAACTGATAAAAGAGCTTATGAGTAGCGATGTGGAGTTTGTTCTAGAGAATTCTAGAATTCGCCCTAGTACTAGCGAGGTTTTTCGCCTTTGCTGCGATAACTCTAAGATAAAAAAACTTTGCGGTTTCAAGCCAAAATATAGCTTAGAGCAAGGCCTAAAAGAGACTATTTCGTGGTTTAGCAAGGCTGAAAATCTAGCAAAATATAAAGCAGGAATTTATAATGTCTGA
- a CDS encoding motility associated factor glycosyltransferase family protein — protein MNSYEYEEQIKQICAKGDFSSLDTFEKNLIAIDSYSRALAKKLLETRGNHTYKVIFDDDLLGLNIDFGSGARLYNDPKSEIKARLNELGGKYFLYPAIFMYGLGNGALISALLTNENHKTIIVFEPDIQVLFIVLNFIDFSAWLLKNRLVILSSDVCDFSMYCDLCGLDGVFKSCNIFELLINTPAYNVFLEDFAKVGQEFVQMFQWKLECYGADADDTMTGINQTLANIPDMLAGIPLSKIIKERKNKVKTAIIVSTGPSLTKQLELLKEIKDKATIISVDSSYEILKKHGIKPDFVVSLERIELTSKFFESPVSSFDDDTIFMLSSLTHKKSVEYVKARNYSLVLKPLNFELGFKDNDFGYLSGGHSCAHLGYDLAVALEHEKIVLIGQDLAFGNDNITHADGHAYKRVANEKYDKLEQALAYGGKGQVLSTAVWGVFRKEFELLFQKNKTPAYNCTEGGSRIEGAIEKPFKELCEIIKNENKPKFRVPKPLSVNEQSSKMLSYTAKLKSAVELGKDFVKKASDIDKTIKIALKSNNVELMKNTSQLARELKIIFENKLFESFFMQLCGTTIKTKEMELTKIIVQNIELNEKLKNALELDMALFKSVSGFVKQINESIEKYFLAKSKV, from the coding sequence ATGAACAGCTACGAATACGAAGAACAAATAAAACAAATCTGTGCAAAAGGCGATTTTTCTTCGCTTGATACTTTTGAGAAAAACCTAATCGCCATTGATAGCTACTCAAGGGCTTTGGCTAAAAAGCTTTTAGAAACTAGGGGGAATCACACTTATAAGGTAATTTTTGATGATGATTTGCTTGGCCTTAATATAGATTTTGGCAGTGGAGCAAGGCTTTATAATGACCCAAAAAGCGAGATTAAAGCTAGGTTAAATGAGCTAGGCGGTAAGTATTTTTTATATCCTGCGATTTTTATGTATGGACTAGGAAATGGTGCGCTTATTTCAGCATTGCTTACTAATGAAAACCATAAAACAATAATCGTCTTTGAACCAGATATCCAGGTGCTTTTTATAGTGCTAAACTTCATCGATTTTAGTGCGTGGCTTTTAAAAAATCGCCTTGTGATTTTGAGTAGCGATGTGTGCGATTTTAGCATGTATTGCGACCTTTGCGGTCTTGATGGAGTGTTTAAAAGTTGCAATATCTTTGAACTGCTTATAAACACACCTGCTTATAATGTATTTTTAGAGGATTTTGCAAAGGTAGGGCAGGAGTTTGTGCAAATGTTTCAATGGAAGCTAGAGTGCTATGGAGCAGATGCTGATGATACGATGACAGGCATAAATCAAACTTTGGCTAATATCCCAGATATGTTAGCTGGCATACCACTATCAAAAATCATAAAAGAAAGAAAAAACAAAGTAAAAACCGCAATAATAGTATCAACTGGGCCAAGTTTAACAAAACAGCTAGAATTGCTAAAAGAAATAAAAGATAAAGCCACGATAATAAGCGTTGATTCTAGCTATGAAATACTAAAAAAACACGGCATAAAGCCAGATTTTGTGGTATCACTAGAGAGAATAGAGCTTACATCTAAGTTTTTTGAAAGTCCAGTTTCTAGTTTTGATGATGATACTATTTTTATGCTCTCAAGTCTAACGCATAAAAAAAGTGTAGAATATGTAAAAGCTCGCAATTATAGCCTTGTTTTAAAGCCACTAAATTTTGAGCTAGGATTTAAGGACAATGACTTTGGTTATCTAAGCGGTGGGCATTCGTGCGCACATTTGGGCTATGATTTGGCTGTGGCATTAGAGCATGAAAAAATCGTGCTTATCGGTCAAGATTTAGCCTTTGGAAATGATAATATCACTCACGCAGATGGTCACGCATACAAAAGAGTGGCAAATGAAAAATATGACAAACTAGAACAAGCCCTAGCTTATGGTGGTAAAGGACAGGTGCTAAGCACTGCTGTTTGGGGAGTGTTTAGAAAAGAGTTTGAGCTTTTGTTTCAAAAGAATAAAACCCCAGCCTATAACTGCACAGAGGGTGGTTCTAGGATAGAAGGTGCGATAGAAAAGCCTTTTAAAGAGCTTTGTGAGATTATAAAAAATGAAAATAAACCTAAGTTTAGAGTGCCAAAACCGCTAAGTGTAAATGAGCAAAGCTCAAAAATGCTTAGCTACACTGCCAAGCTAAAAAGCGCAGTAGAACTAGGCAAAGATTTTGTAAAAAAAGCTAGCGATATTGATAAGACTATAAAAATAGCCTTAAAATCAAATAATGTAGAGTTGATGAAAAATACTTCCCAGCTAGCCAGGGAGCTAAAAATAATCTTTGAAAACAAGCTTTTTGAGAGCTTTTTTATGCAGCTTTGTGGCACTACAATAAAAACAAAAGAAATGGAACTAACCAAAATCATAGTTCAAAACATAGAGCTAAATGAAAAGCTAAAAAATGCCTTAGAGCTTGATATGGCACTCTTTAAAAGCGTAAGTGGCTTTGTAAAGCAAATAAATGAGAGCATTGAAAAATATTTTTTAGCAAAGAGTAAAGTATGA
- a CDS encoding adenylyl-sulfate kinase, with protein MGQIIWINGLAGAGKTTTAKALCAKLEELHAKGELKSKGVIYTDGDDFREVFEHSFGYSKEARINITRKKIALCVALAKQGFCVVHTAISLFNECYKHNRELCEKNHLKYIEIYIKCPIEVLEKRDQKGLYSKAKAGLQKDVVGVDIAYDEPKPNITINGAGNLEENIKEILKFLGYSNDR; from the coding sequence ATGGGACAAATAATCTGGATAAATGGTCTAGCTGGTGCTGGTAAAACTACCACCGCAAAAGCACTTTGTGCTAAACTTGAAGAACTTCACGCAAAAGGCGAGCTAAAAAGCAAAGGCGTGATTTACACAGACGGCGATGATTTTAGAGAGGTTTTTGAGCATAGTTTTGGCTACTCAAAAGAAGCTCGCATAAACATAACTAGAAAAAAAATTGCTCTTTGCGTAGCACTAGCCAAGCAAGGCTTTTGCGTGGTTCACACCGCTATTTCACTCTTTAATGAGTGCTACAAGCACAATAGAGAACTCTGCGAAAAAAATCATCTAAAATACATTGAAATCTACATAAAATGCCCGATTGAAGTGCTAGAAAAAAGAGATCAAAAAGGGCTTTATAGCAAAGCAAAAGCTGGACTTCAAAAAGATGTAGTAGGCGTGGATATTGCCTACGATGAGCCAAAACCAAACATAACAATAAATGGCGCAGGCAATTTGGAAGAAAATATAAAAGAAATTTTAAAATTTTTAGGATACTCAAATGATAGATGA
- a CDS encoding class I SAM-dependent methyltransferase, which yields MIDDRVYWDKFYSSKHDEISNPSSFAKFVFDNFLYDKSGARLVEFGCGNGRDSLFFIKNNINVTAIDSSDVSISKLEIFNNKSDTNFICADFTSDLEIYKQGFDFCYSRFTLHAINDEQEKALFENIAKMLNKNGLFFIEARSINDGKFGHGEAVGKREFILDGHYRRFIDKNILKNNLEKLGFKIVSLEESSDFAPKKGENCVCLRTIAKIS from the coding sequence ATGATAGATGATAGAGTATATTGGGATAAATTCTATAGCTCAAAACACGATGAAATAAGCAATCCTAGCTCATTTGCTAAATTTGTTTTTGATAATTTTTTGTATGATAAAAGTGGGGCTAGACTTGTGGAGTTTGGCTGTGGAAATGGTAGAGATAGCTTGTTTTTTATAAAAAACAATATAAATGTTACAGCTATTGATAGTTCAGATGTCAGCATTTCAAAACTTGAAATTTTTAATAACAAAAGTGATACAAACTTTATTTGTGCTGATTTTACTTCTGATTTAGAGATATATAAACAAGGTTTTGATTTTTGTTATTCTCGTTTTACTTTGCATGCTATAAATGATGAACAAGAAAAAGCACTTTTTGAAAATATCGCAAAAATGCTAAATAAAAATGGACTTTTTTTCATAGAAGCACGCTCCATAAATGACGGAAAATTTGGTCACGGAGAAGCTGTGGGCAAAAGGGAGTTTATACTAGATGGACATTACAGACGCTTTATAGATAAAAACATTTTAAAAAATAATTTAGAAAAATTAGGTTTCAAAATTGTAAGTTTAGAAGAAAGTTCCGATTTTGCACCAAAAAAAGGCGAAAACTGTGTTTGCTTAAGAACGATAGCAAAGATTTCATAA
- a CDS encoding biotin/lipoyl-containing protein, giving the protein MAKKYIDIMDTTFRDGFQSVFGARVAMNDFLPAVSAAREAGISHFEFGGGARFQSLFFYLNENAFDMMDKFREAAGKDAVLQTLSRGVNTVTLDTGSREIVDLHAKMFAKHNTDVIRNFDALNDVKNLEFSAGSIKKHGAKHEVVVTMMDLPAGLEGAHDAAFYERILREILDAGIPYDSVCFKDASGTSSPQKVYETIKMARSLLGDGVHIRLHTHETAGVSVACYLAALEAGVSGIDLAASPVSGGTSQPDILTMLHAVKGKNYDLGGLEPEKILKYEEVLNECLKDYFLPPEATQVSPLIPFSPMPGGALTANTQMMRDNKILDKFPAVIKAMREVVRVGGFGTSVTPVSQFYFQQAFNNVMFGDWAKIAPGYGKMVLGYFGKTPVEPDANIVKIASEQLGLEPTKEAAIDIADRDESKKLSSIAKVLEENGIEKTDENLFIVAACGQKGVAFLKGEAKVMIRKNNSAKDGKYLVSVNGNKYHVSVDGNEISVNGTTYNVDLEADKGTPVGKKPEPKKEGKKAVGNENEVVASMSANVFKVQVAVGDKVIAGQSLIVLEAMKMEIPIESPRDGEVAEILTQKGATVSTGDVLVKLK; this is encoded by the coding sequence ATGGCAAAAAAATACATTGATATTATGGACACTACTTTTCGTGATGGCTTTCAAAGCGTCTTTGGCGCAAGGGTAGCTATGAACGATTTCTTACCAGCAGTTAGCGCAGCGCGTGAGGCTGGCATTAGCCACTTTGAGTTTGGCGGTGGTGCGAGATTTCAAAGCTTGTTTTTTTATCTAAATGAAAATGCTTTTGATATGATGGATAAATTCCGTGAAGCAGCTGGCAAGGACGCTGTGCTTCAAACTCTAAGCCGTGGTGTAAATACCGTGACTTTGGATACTGGAAGCCGTGAAATAGTAGATTTGCACGCAAAAATGTTTGCTAAACACAATACTGATGTAATCCGCAACTTTGATGCGCTAAATGATGTTAAAAATCTAGAATTCAGTGCTGGGAGTATCAAAAAACATGGCGCAAAACACGAAGTAGTAGTAACTATGATGGATTTGCCAGCAGGGCTAGAAGGAGCACATGATGCGGCTTTTTATGAGAGAATTTTGCGTGAAATTCTAGATGCTGGAATTCCTTATGATAGCGTGTGTTTTAAAGACGCAAGCGGCACAAGCAGCCCACAAAAAGTATATGAAACTATAAAAATGGCTCGCTCTTTGCTAGGGGATGGAGTTCACATCCGCCTTCACACGCACGAGACAGCAGGCGTTAGTGTAGCGTGCTACTTAGCAGCTCTTGAAGCAGGAGTTAGTGGAATAGACCTAGCTGCTAGCCCAGTAAGCGGAGGCACAAGCCAGCCTGATATACTTACAATGCTACACGCTGTTAAGGGCAAGAACTATGACCTAGGCGGCTTAGAGCCTGAAAAGATTTTAAAATACGAAGAAGTTTTAAATGAGTGCTTAAAAGATTATTTCTTGCCGCCTGAGGCTACGCAAGTAAGCCCGCTCATACCTTTTTCACCTATGCCAGGTGGGGCTCTTACAGCAAATACTCAAATGATGAGAGATAATAAAATCTTGGATAAATTCCCAGCTGTAATAAAGGCTATGCGTGAGGTAGTAAGAGTAGGTGGCTTTGGCACGAGCGTAACGCCTGTTAGTCAGTTTTATTTCCAACAAGCTTTTAATAATGTAATGTTTGGTGATTGGGCGAAAATTGCTCCAGGATATGGAAAAATGGTGCTAGGCTACTTTGGCAAGACCCCAGTAGAACCTGATGCTAATATCGTAAAAATCGCTAGTGAGCAGCTTGGCTTAGAGCCTACAAAAGAAGCAGCTATCGATATAGCTGACCGTGATGAGAGCAAAAAGCTAAGCTCAATTGCTAAAGTTTTAGAAGAAAACGGCATTGAAAAAACTGATGAAAATCTTTTCATCGTAGCAGCTTGTGGGCAAAAAGGCGTGGCGTTTTTAAAAGGTGAAGCTAAGGTAATGATACGCAAAAATAATAGCGCAAAAGATGGAAAATACCTTGTAAGCGTAAATGGCAACAAATACCATGTAAGCGTAGATGGCAATGAAATCAGCGTAAATGGCACTACTTATAATGTAGATTTAGAGGCTGATAAAGGTACGCCGGTGGGCAAAAAACCTGAGCCTAAAAAAGAGGGCAAAAAGGCTGTGGGCAACGAAAATGAAGTAGTAGCAAGCATGAGCGCAAATGTCTTTAAAGTCCAAGTAGCAGTAGGGGATAAAGTAATAGCAGGTCAAAGCCTAATCGTGCTAGAAGCTATGAAAATGGAAATACCGATTGAAAGCCCTAGGGATGGAGAAGTGGCTGAGATACTAACGCAAAAAGGCGCAACTGTTAGCACAGGCGATGTGCTTGTAAAACTAAAATAG
- a CDS encoding SCO family protein, with protein sequence MKKVLILLFLALIFLGLGAVLGASKYDFSAKSVRGEFALSRLDKPALLYFGYTNCPDVCPATLYLLNNALDELGLDAQIIFISVDKQRDSLKACDEYAKHFRADAICVEPKNFEKVAKAYDVKYKIESKNGQISVAHSPYVYALKDTQLITVIENLAQKALKRELLKLK encoded by the coding sequence GTGAAAAAAGTCTTAATTTTACTTTTTTTAGCCCTTATTTTTCTAGGTCTTGGTGCTGTTTTGGGAGCTAGTAAATACGATTTTAGCGCAAAAAGCGTTCGTGGCGAGTTTGCTCTTTCTCGCCTTGATAAGCCTGCTTTGCTCTACTTTGGCTACACAAACTGCCCTGATGTTTGTCCTGCCACGCTATACTTGCTAAATAACGCCCTTGATGAGCTAGGACTTGATGCGCAAATCATCTTTATAAGCGTGGATAAACAAAGAGATAGCCTAAAAGCTTGTGATGAGTACGCCAAACACTTTCGCGCTGATGCTATCTGCGTAGAGCCAAAAAACTTTGAAAAAGTCGCCAAAGCCTACGATGTGAAGTATAAAATAGAGAGCAAAAACGGGCAAATCAGCGTCGCTCACTCGCCCTATGTCTACGCTCTAAAAGACACCCAGCTCATAACTGTGATAGAAAACCTAGCTCAAAAAGCCCTAAAAAGAGAGCTTTTAAAATTAAAGTAG
- a CDS encoding NirD/YgiW/YdeI family stress tolerance protein — MKKVLLSSVLVLSLFGAGFQDAKAPANQGNYGGNYGGFTGPQAQGANTVAGALKAWDDTMVTLKGNIIRQVAHEKYEFKDSTGVIIVEIDDDKWYGLSVGPNDVVEIYGEVDSEIYRKNEIDVKFIKKLN, encoded by the coding sequence ATGAAAAAAGTTCTTTTGAGTTCAGTTTTAGTTTTGAGTCTTTTTGGAGCAGGTTTCCAAGATGCTAAAGCCCCAGCTAATCAAGGCAACTATGGCGGCAACTATGGCGGCTTTACAGGCCCACAAGCACAAGGCGCAAACACAGTAGCAGGCGCGCTAAAAGCTTGGGATGATACAATGGTAACGCTAAAAGGCAATATCATCCGCCAAGTAGCACACGAAAAATATGAGTTTAAAGACAGCACCGGCGTCATTATAGTAGAGATTGATGATGATAAATGGTATGGTCTCTCAGTCGGCCCAAATGATGTAGTAGAAATCTACGGCGAGGTTGATAGCGAGATTTATCGCAAAAATGAAATCGATGTGAAATTTATAAAAAAACTAAATTAA
- a CDS encoding 3-methyladenine DNA glycosylase: MSASELYTALAGKISLSARQWWPDYGSFWVVIGAILGQNTKFENALKALNNLRNYGVDSLESLARIPTTKLAELIKPAGFYNTKAKRLNSLAKAICADFGDFESFKQNVSKQWLFSQKGLGSESVYSVLCFACERAYMVYDSYSARLLNELGYEFESYEEGREFLEGVLSETGAKDGAGEELSEALLCAHFHALTTEFCKAHLKGKVFDNEAKEFLKTLL; this comes from the coding sequence GTGAGTGCTAGTGAGCTATACACCGCCTTAGCTGGCAAAATCAGCCTAAGTGCTAGGCAGTGGTGGCCTGATTATGGCTCGTTTTGGGTGGTAATAGGCGCAATTTTGGGGCAAAATACGAAGTTTGAAAACGCTCTAAAAGCCCTAAATAATCTGCGAAATTATGGCGTGGATAGCTTGGAGAGTTTAGCTAGAATTCCCACCACAAAATTAGCAGAGCTTATTAAACCAGCTGGCTTTTATAACACCAAGGCAAAACGCCTAAACTCTCTTGCTAAGGCAATTTGCGCTGATTTTGGTGATTTTGAGAGTTTTAAGCAAAATGTTAGCAAGCAGTGGCTTTTTTCTCAAAAAGGACTTGGCAGCGAGAGCGTTTATAGCGTGCTTTGCTTTGCTTGCGAGCGTGCCTATATGGTATATGATAGCTATAGCGCAAGGCTTTTAAATGAGCTTGGCTATGAGTTTGAGAGCTATGAAGAGGGTAGGGAGTTTTTAGAAGGGGTTTTAAGCGAGACTGGCGCAAAGGACGGCGCAGGTGAGGAGCTAAGCGAGGCACTGCTGTGTGCGCATTTTCACGCACTTACAACTGAGTTTTGTAAAGCGCATTTAAAAGGCAAAGTTTTTGATAATGAGGCAAAAGAGTTTCTAAAAACTCTTCTTTAA
- a CDS encoding DUF815 domain-containing protein: protein MNWHKIKAAIVRSGKICAVHDIQITELKSLYGIEEQKRLLKENTKRFIEGKGANNALLWGEMGCGKSSLVRAVFCKYMDKNLRLIELGRFELGSLYDVLCVVREAKSFKFIIFCDDMSFESSGSDVSELKRLLEGSIEKVPQNALFYATSNRRHFLKTEENSENFLINKERMRENLSLADRFGLCISFYEMDFSDYIGFCDELFEAQSWDEDRKENMHKLARTFSDSKALRSPRAAQQFFAMYGGQL, encoded by the coding sequence ATGAACTGGCATAAAATAAAAGCTGCAATTGTGCGCTCTGGTAAGATTTGTGCTGTGCATGATATCCAAATCACAGAGCTAAAAAGCCTTTATGGCATAGAGGAGCAAAAAAGACTGCTAAAAGAAAACACAAAACGCTTCATAGAAGGCAAGGGTGCAAATAATGCGCTACTTTGGGGCGAGATGGGATGCGGCAAGTCTAGCTTGGTGCGAGCTGTGTTTTGTAAATACATGGATAAAAATTTACGCTTAATAGAGCTTGGCAGGTTTGAACTAGGCTCGCTTTATGATGTGTTGTGCGTGGTTAGGGAAGCAAAAAGCTTTAAGTTTATTATCTTTTGTGATGATATGAGCTTTGAGAGTAGCGGTAGTGATGTAAGCGAGCTAAAAAGACTTTTAGAAGGAAGCATTGAAAAAGTGCCACAAAATGCGCTATTTTACGCTACTTCAAACCGCAGGCATTTTCTAAAAACCGAAGAAAATAGCGAGAATTTTCTTATAAATAAAGAAAGAATGAGAGAAAATCTCTCTTTGGCTGATAGATTTGGGCTTTGTATTAGTTTTTATGAGATGGATTTTAGCGATTATATCGGCTTTTGCGATGAGCTTTTTGAAGCGCAGAGCTGGGATGAGGATAGAAAAGAAAATATGCACAAGCTAGCTCGCACTTTTAGTGATAGCAAAGCCCTTCGCTCGCCTCGTGCTGCGCAGCAGTTTTTTGCGATGTATGGCGGACAGCTGTGA
- a CDS encoding putative metalloprotease CJM1_0395 family protein, whose translation MQITSYAMNYYNTPAQSNNKANDVENNVDNSVSSGDKTANAENNTQNNDKNAGQKNIGELSLEEQRIVTELQAADTNVRAHEAAHMAAGGGLTSPASYTYERGPDNKMYAVAGEVGISTGEGNTPQESLNKAQTIRRAALAPADPSPQDLKVAAQAASMEMSARAQIMQEKMAQNSQNTNNSNETSGDAVNSAENSTENSAENSAVNSTENSAENSNINSAGNSAGNSTENSNTNSAENSRIPSINQPSSTGGYYAAISDPAINSQIASNNQKSVIGAGVDLAALIG comes from the coding sequence ATGCAAATAACTAGCTATGCTATGAACTATTATAACACTCCAGCGCAGTCTAACAACAAAGCAAATGATGTAGAAAATAATGTTGATAACTCAGTTTCAAGCGGAGATAAAACTGCTAATGCTGAAAATAACACACAAAACAATGATAAAAACGCAGGGCAAAAAAATATAGGCGAACTAAGCCTAGAAGAGCAAAGAATAGTAACCGAGCTCCAAGCTGCTGATACTAATGTCCGTGCCCACGAAGCAGCGCATATGGCAGCAGGCGGTGGGCTTACAAGTCCTGCTAGCTATACCTATGAGCGAGGCCCAGATAACAAAATGTATGCCGTAGCTGGCGAGGTAGGTATAAGCACAGGCGAGGGTAACACCCCACAAGAGAGCCTAAATAAAGCCCAGACTATACGCAGAGCAGCCCTAGCTCCAGCTGATCCTAGCCCACAAGATCTAAAAGTAGCCGCTCAGGCTGCTAGTATGGAGATGAGCGCAAGGGCTCAAATAATGCAAGAAAAAATGGCGCAAAACTCGCAAAACACAAATAATAGCAATGAGACTAGCGGTGATGCTGTGAATTCCGCAGAGAATTCCACAGAGAATTCCGCAGAGAATTCTGCTGTGAATTCCACAGAGAATTCCGCAGAGAATTCTAATATAAATTCCGCTGGGAATTCCGCTGGGAATTCCACAGAGAATTCTAATACAAATTCCGCAGAGAATTCTAGAATTCCTAGTATAAATCAGCCTAGTAGCACAGGTGGCTACTACGCAGCTATAAGCGATCCTGCTATAAACTCGCAAATTGCTAGTAATAACCAAAAAAGCGTAATTGGCGCTGGCGTGGACCTAGCTGCTTTAATAGGATAA